The following proteins are co-located in the Nitrospirota bacterium genome:
- a CDS encoding helix-turn-helix domain-containing protein, with protein MERRYKQLNLEEGDRITELKARGFSLRAIAEALGRSPSTIAREVGRNSSPSYMLYMSHR; from the coding sequence ATGGAGAGACGATATAAGCAACTTAATTTGGAAGAGGGGGACAGGATAACGGAGTTGAAGGCAAGGGGTTTTAGCCTGAGGGCGATTGCAGAGGCGTTAGGACGGTCGCCGAGCACCATAGCACGGGAGGTGGGGCGTAACAGTTCACCGTCCTATATGCTCTATATGAGCCATAGG